One segment of Toxoplasma gondii ME49 chromosome VI, whole genome shotgun sequence DNA contains the following:
- a CDS encoding hypothetical protein (encoded by transcript TGME49_242820~Signal peptide predicted by SignalP 2.0 HMM (probability 0.878) with cleavage site probability 0.826 at residue 14), whose amino-acid sequence MRSFVVLLVALAWQIIREDFPPNPTPVVLSCSAVRLFKAAQILSGVLEASNAAQQLGAQPGQAAGGLPLLVHQPEAATTQGGDDDDEEEGNGRKKAADVVRAVGNVASTVASGFGLGGLVGGATNLLANAVAGKPKRPKSDDDDDEEEHQPKSKKKRKRDDDEDDDDADDDGNDDDDDDHKKKKKKKKDDADDDGDDSDE is encoded by the coding sequence ATGCGTTCGTTCGTCGTTTTGCTGGTTGCCCTAGCCTGGCAAATTATCAGGGAAGATTTCCCGCCAAACCCGACACCCGTCGTGCTTTCGTGTTCAGCCGTGCGCCTGTTCAAAGCTGCTCAGATTCTGAGTGGCGTCTTGGAAGCCTCTAATGCTGCACAGCAGCTCGGGGCACAGCCTGGACAAGCTGCAGGTGGTCTGCCTTTGCTCGTCCACCAGCCAGAGGCGGCGACGACACAAGGGGGAGATGAcgatgacgaagaagagggcaaCGGGAGGAAAAAAGCTGCAGACGTTGTGAGAGCTGTAGGGAATGTCGCGTCAACCGTTGCAAGCGGGTTTGGACTGGGTGGCCTTGTCGGCGGAGCAACAAACTTGCTCGCGAATGCCGTCGCAGGGAAGCCGAAACGACCAAAAAGCGATGACGACGATGATGAAGAGGAGCACCAGCCaaagtcgaagaaaaagagaaagagagatgaTGATGAGGACGACGATGACGCTGACGATGATGGCAACGACGACGATGACGACGACCAtaagaagaaaaagaagaagaaaaaagacgatGCTGACGATGACGGTGACGATTCCGATGAATAA